The following proteins come from a genomic window of Companilactobacillus pabuli:
- a CDS encoding GGDEF domain-containing protein: MESNNDEKKSLLQDVGLLIFVSLFSITAVLMSLSGNLLLNVIYLFCTILLLMITYFFGVLPSLISNIIFIGIQAIIMTYQYVVQVKRIPWQLSFWMIVPILLSLALYTMTKNQIALQKSNGELRTALIERGAFDEQTNLRTTVAYIEDIAVFAETNRRFDIPVTTAIIKIRYFNDLKRMMSPNQMKLLLKLTTNAIKEKTRTNDITYLLNNDDPTWAILLYTDSKGAEIATSRIKDGFEKKVKSNDSLSTMAISMVVGIASWDSESMKTPYDLMNAGIHETQYDV, encoded by the coding sequence ATGGAAAGCAATAATGATGAAAAGAAATCTTTATTACAAGATGTAGGATTATTGATTTTCGTTTCGCTTTTTAGTATAACCGCGGTATTAATGTCCCTTTCAGGTAATCTATTGTTAAATGTCATTTATCTATTTTGTACGATTCTTTTATTGATGATTACATATTTTTTTGGTGTTTTACCAAGTTTGATATCTAATATTATCTTTATTGGAATTCAGGCTATCATTATGACTTATCAATATGTGGTGCAAGTCAAAAGGATTCCTTGGCAATTGAGTTTTTGGATGATAGTACCAATACTTTTATCTTTAGCTCTATATACTATGACTAAAAATCAAATTGCTCTACAAAAATCTAACGGAGAATTGAGAACAGCTTTGATTGAACGTGGCGCATTTGATGAACAGACGAATTTGCGGACGACGGTAGCGTATATTGAAGATATTGCTGTATTTGCTGAAACTAACCGGAGATTTGATATTCCGGTAACTACGGCGATTATCAAAATTCGTTATTTCAATGATTTAAAACGTATGATGAGCCCTAATCAAATGAAATTACTTTTGAAATTGACCACTAATGCAATCAAAGAAAAAACTAGAACTAATGATATTACTTATTTATTAAATAATGACGATCCTACTTGGGCAATCCTTTTGTATACTGATTCTAAAGGCGCAGAAATTGCCACTAGTCGTATTAAAGATGGCTTTGAGAAAAAAGTTAAATCAAACGATTCTCTCTCAACCATGGCGATTTCTATGGTAGTCGGGATTGCTTCATGGGATTCAGAATCGATGAAGACGCCATATGATTTGATGAATGCTGGTATTCATGAAACTCAATATGACGTATAG
- a CDS encoding type II toxin-antitoxin system HicA family toxin, translating to MAMKPQKIVKILRQHGFVKKSQNGSHLKMYNPETNVTLPVPIHHDKELEHGIESKILKQAGIKVTDI from the coding sequence ATGGCAATGAAACCCCAAAAAATCGTTAAGATATTACGACAACATGGTTTTGTTAAGAAGTCGCAGAATGGATCACACTTGAAGATGTATAATCCAGAGACGAATGTGACTTTGCCGGTCCCAATCCATCATGATAAGGAATTGGAACATGGTATTGAAAGTAAAATATTGAAACAAGCGGGTATCAAAGTTACTGATATCTAA